From a region of the Helianthus annuus cultivar XRQ/B chromosome 5, HanXRQr2.0-SUNRISE, whole genome shotgun sequence genome:
- the LOC110940914 gene encoding iridoid oxidase isoform X2: MEYLKLVGFVLLSSLAWLGWGYLQRRRVDKLPPGPTPWPVVGNIFQLGFVKVPHKSFAELALVHGPNVMTLWLGSMCTVVISSSEAAREMFKNHDVVLAGRKVYECMKGDFGDELGSMITAQYGAKWRLLRRLSTTEFFLNSRLDATSSIRTRCIDQLVQSIEEASGTSIDVGRAFFLMAFNLIGNLMFSKDLLDPNSKIGAEFFYHAGKVMEYAGKPNVSDFMPLLKWLDPQGIRKNMQNHIRQAFHIAGGFITERMETSSLHKRTKDYLDVLLEYRGDGVHEPSVFSSTTINIIVFEMFTAGTDTTTSTLEWAMAELLHNPHTYKKLQSEVRNVVSCDEKLEEKHIENLPYLKAVIKETLRLHPPLPFLVPHKAMESCMILGYNIPKETQVLVNVWAIGRDPRTWEDASEFRPDRFLENDKIHVDYKGQNFDFIPFGSGRRMCPAIPLASRVLPLALGTLLHKFDWVLGDGLKATEMDMSERMGITLRKAVPLKAIPITKPL; this comes from the exons ATGGAATATCTGAAGCTTGTGGGATTTGTTTTACTTTCTTCACTGGCATGGCTTGGATGGGGTTATCTGCAGCGTCGTCGCGTGGACAAGCTACCACCTGGTCCAACACCATGGCCGGTGGTGGGAAACATCTTTCAGCTAGGCTTTGTGAAAGTACCACACAAGTCATTTGCAGAGCTGGCTCTTGTTCACGGCCCCAACGTGATGACCCTTTGGCTAGGCTCCATGTGCACGGTTGTGATCTCCTCCAGCGAGGCAGCACGTGAGATGTTCAAGAACCACGACGTGGTGCTCGCGGGCCGAAAGGTCTACGAGTGTATGAAAGGAGACTTTGGAGACGAACTTGGGTCCATGATTACCGCCCAATACGGGGCAAAGTGGCGACTGTTGAGAAGACTCAGCACTACAGAGTTCTTCTTAAACAGCCGCCTGGATGCCACTTCCAGCATCCGTACAAGGTGCATCGACCAATTGGTGCAGTCTATAGAGGAGGCCAGTGGAACAAGCATCGACGTGGGTAGGGCTTTTTTCCTGATGGCGTTTAATCTGATAGGGAACTTGATGTTTTCCAAGGATCTTTTGGATCCCAACTCGAAGATAGGCGCAGAATTCTTTTACCATGCCGGAAAGGTCATGGAATACGCTGGAAAGCCAAATGTATCTGACTTCATGCCCCTTTTAAAGTGGCTTGATCCGCAAGGCATCCGTAAAAACATGCAAAATCATATACGTCAAGCTTTTCATATAGCCGGAGGCTTCATTACAGAGCGAATGGAAACTTCTTCGCTCCATAAGAGAACCAAAGATTACTTAGATGTGCTCTTGGAGTATCGTGGTGATGGTGTCCACGAGCCCTCTGTCTTCTCTTCGACAACTATCAACATTATCGTCTTC GAAATGTTCACCGCGGGGACTGACACGACCACAAGTACACTAGAATGGGCTATGGCAGAACTTCTCCACAACCCTCATACTTACAAGAAATTACAAAGCGAAGTGCGAAATGTTGTTTCCTGTGATGAAAAGCTCGAAGAGAAACACATCGAAAATCTTCCCTACCTAAAAGCAGTGATCAAGGAAACTCTTAGGCTTCACCCGCCGCTCCCTTTCTTAGTTCCTCACAAGGCAATGGAATCATGCATGATTCTAGGGTACAATATCCCCAAGGAAACACAAGTGCTTGTGAATGTATGGGCAATTGGGCGCGACCCTAGAACATGGGAAGATGCATCCGAGTTCAGACCAGATCGGTTCTTGGAAAATGACAAGATTCATGTTGATTACAAGGGGCAAAATTTTGACTTCATACCATTTGGTTCTGGTCGAAGAATGTGTCCGGCTATACCCCTCGCGTCACGGGTGCTTCCACTTGCTTTAGGTACACTTTTGCACAAGTTTGATTGGGTTTTAGGTGATGGACTTAAAGCGACGGAAATGGATATGAGTGAAAGAATGGGGATAACTCTTAGGAAAGCTGTTCCGTTAAAGGCTATACCTATAACTAAACCATTATAA
- the LOC110940914 gene encoding iridoid oxidase isoform X1 has translation MFSRVIKKEKQQGMEYLKLVGFVLLSSLAWLGWGYLQRRRVDKLPPGPTPWPVVGNIFQLGFVKVPHKSFAELALVHGPNVMTLWLGSMCTVVISSSEAAREMFKNHDVVLAGRKVYECMKGDFGDELGSMITAQYGAKWRLLRRLSTTEFFLNSRLDATSSIRTRCIDQLVQSIEEASGTSIDVGRAFFLMAFNLIGNLMFSKDLLDPNSKIGAEFFYHAGKVMEYAGKPNVSDFMPLLKWLDPQGIRKNMQNHIRQAFHIAGGFITERMETSSLHKRTKDYLDVLLEYRGDGVHEPSVFSSTTINIIVFEMFTAGTDTTTSTLEWAMAELLHNPHTYKKLQSEVRNVVSCDEKLEEKHIENLPYLKAVIKETLRLHPPLPFLVPHKAMESCMILGYNIPKETQVLVNVWAIGRDPRTWEDASEFRPDRFLENDKIHVDYKGQNFDFIPFGSGRRMCPAIPLASRVLPLALGTLLHKFDWVLGDGLKATEMDMSERMGITLRKAVPLKAIPITKPL, from the exons ATGTTTTCTAGGGTGATTAAGAAAGAAAAGCAGCAGGGAATGGAATATCTGAAGCTTGTGGGATTTGTTTTACTTTCTTCACTGGCATGGCTTGGATGGGGTTATCTGCAGCGTCGTCGCGTGGACAAGCTACCACCTGGTCCAACACCATGGCCGGTGGTGGGAAACATCTTTCAGCTAGGCTTTGTGAAAGTACCACACAAGTCATTTGCAGAGCTGGCTCTTGTTCACGGCCCCAACGTGATGACCCTTTGGCTAGGCTCCATGTGCACGGTTGTGATCTCCTCCAGCGAGGCAGCACGTGAGATGTTCAAGAACCACGACGTGGTGCTCGCGGGCCGAAAGGTCTACGAGTGTATGAAAGGAGACTTTGGAGACGAACTTGGGTCCATGATTACCGCCCAATACGGGGCAAAGTGGCGACTGTTGAGAAGACTCAGCACTACAGAGTTCTTCTTAAACAGCCGCCTGGATGCCACTTCCAGCATCCGTACAAGGTGCATCGACCAATTGGTGCAGTCTATAGAGGAGGCCAGTGGAACAAGCATCGACGTGGGTAGGGCTTTTTTCCTGATGGCGTTTAATCTGATAGGGAACTTGATGTTTTCCAAGGATCTTTTGGATCCCAACTCGAAGATAGGCGCAGAATTCTTTTACCATGCCGGAAAGGTCATGGAATACGCTGGAAAGCCAAATGTATCTGACTTCATGCCCCTTTTAAAGTGGCTTGATCCGCAAGGCATCCGTAAAAACATGCAAAATCATATACGTCAAGCTTTTCATATAGCCGGAGGCTTCATTACAGAGCGAATGGAAACTTCTTCGCTCCATAAGAGAACCAAAGATTACTTAGATGTGCTCTTGGAGTATCGTGGTGATGGTGTCCACGAGCCCTCTGTCTTCTCTTCGACAACTATCAACATTATCGTCTTC GAAATGTTCACCGCGGGGACTGACACGACCACAAGTACACTAGAATGGGCTATGGCAGAACTTCTCCACAACCCTCATACTTACAAGAAATTACAAAGCGAAGTGCGAAATGTTGTTTCCTGTGATGAAAAGCTCGAAGAGAAACACATCGAAAATCTTCCCTACCTAAAAGCAGTGATCAAGGAAACTCTTAGGCTTCACCCGCCGCTCCCTTTCTTAGTTCCTCACAAGGCAATGGAATCATGCATGATTCTAGGGTACAATATCCCCAAGGAAACACAAGTGCTTGTGAATGTATGGGCAATTGGGCGCGACCCTAGAACATGGGAAGATGCATCCGAGTTCAGACCAGATCGGTTCTTGGAAAATGACAAGATTCATGTTGATTACAAGGGGCAAAATTTTGACTTCATACCATTTGGTTCTGGTCGAAGAATGTGTCCGGCTATACCCCTCGCGTCACGGGTGCTTCCACTTGCTTTAGGTACACTTTTGCACAAGTTTGATTGGGTTTTAGGTGATGGACTTAAAGCGACGGAAATGGATATGAGTGAAAGAATGGGGATAACTCTTAGGAAAGCTGTTCCGTTAAAGGCTATACCTATAACTAAACCATTATAA